In Paludibaculum fermentans, the genomic stretch CCTTCTGTTCTCCTGGCCGCCTTCCTCACGGCGGCCACCGCGCCGGCGGCTCCGCTACTCTTGACCATCGGCGGTGACACCAATGGGGTACCCCGCCACCTCGTCGCCTTCGATGCCGGCACCCAAGTGACGGCCGCCCCTATCGTCCTGGGCAGCGGCTCCACCGGCTACGCTGGAGGGCTCGCTCTCAGCAGTGGAGCCTTCTACGGCATCGAATCCGACGGAGTCTCAGATGCCAACCTCGTGAAGATCTCGACCGCCGGCAGCGTCACCGCCCTGTTCTCCGCCGGTCAATATTCCTATGGCGGACTGGCCATCCTGGCCGGCCAACTCTATGGGATCCGTACGGATATGTTCGGCGCCAGCGAACTCGTCACCTTCGACCTGGTGAACCAGATGGTGAACTCCGTCGGGGTCGCCGGCTTACCCGACGGCCTGTATGGAGGACTCTCTGTTGGCCCGTTGCCCGGCAAACT encodes the following:
- a CDS encoding PEP-CTERM sorting domain-containing protein is translated as MARLPSVLLAAFLTAATAPAAPLLLTIGGDTNGVPRHLVAFDAGTQVTAAPIVLGSGSTGYAGGLALSSGAFYGIESDGVSDANLVKISTAGSVTALFSAGQYSYGGLAILAGQLYGIRTDMFGASELVTFDLVNQMVNSVGVAGLPDGLYGGLSVGPLPGKLYTVHNDGSGASTLYELDLGTLTSTPMTISLGSGFTGGLAFDNGRFYALASDLNASSTLYRFELTDLTPTAQFVLGDGYLNASLTTGAEVPEPGTLLLAAGGLLLLGFRRWRR